ATACCATAAACAAGAGTTAGACCAAATGTTGTCTTGGTAGCTGTCTgggtttaccctgcagagatctgaggagcagttaaccatagacctcataaatccacctaagtttagaattccaacacaaagaaagaggaaggtgacggacatccggctgaaaaagAAGGACTTCCGGTGGATCTTCCTAAATGAATTGTCGTCGATATTGACTATGTATTGGGTAAGAGCCATTGTTATATTTACAGCCAAACAATCTCTAAACGGCTGGTACTGCTCCTCTTCCGCCGCCTATAGCCTACCTGCTCGACGGAGAAGTTAATGTCACGATGCTATGAGGTGGTACAGGGTGTGGTAGTATCGGTGTAATTTTATGATTACAGGTAGTACATGCGCACGGCATTGGTGCATcgtatttatttcatttacagATAAACCATAAAACGTGCAACAACTTACAATATCACTTGAAAGGAAGACTAGTCTTAAAGAAAATGTCTTGAGATGAGTTAAATACAACAAGACAGTACAGGAACATGCAAAATTCATTCTGTTGTGGTACTGGTTAATATTACCATATGATAAGTGAAATGTCAACACTACTTTTTAATGGTTAGGTTCAGTCCCACTTGTATTAACAAACtagttttaatttttaattttaattttattattagatAGGGTAGATCATCCGTCTTGGAAGACCACatttaaatgttcagtttaatcGTGAATCATGATAAGATTCTGAGAATAACGGAACTTCTACAggaagcaatttaaaaaaataaattgcccCAGTTCCGTTTGGGCACCTTACCATTTTATCATTGCACCTACTCCTCTTACCAAGATGAGTAAGTGATAAGATTCTAAGAATAATGAAAATTCCACAGGAAATGACCTTTAAAGACATATTTCCTCATTCACTTTAACTGTTCTGCACCATAGCGCACTTGCTTCAAAGTATTTGCTGCTTTTAGGGAGACAGAATGAAGAACACCTCTTTTTATAGCATCAGCTTTGAGTTTACAGGCCGATTCCTGCCTCCTGTTTACATCTTAGTCTTCATCATTGGTCTGGTAGCTAATGGATGGGGATTAAAGTCTTTGCTGCACAACTGGAAGAAACTAAAGatcatcaatgtttttgttcTCAATCTCGGACTTGCTGATATTCTGTACCTGCTCACACTCCCATTGTTGGTAGTGTACCATGTTTTAAAGAGAACATGGATCTTCGGAGACACATTCTGCAAGTTAACAAGATTCTGCTTCAACCTGAATTTATATGGCAGTATCGGGTTCCTTACTTGTATAAGTGTGTACAGGTACCTGGCTATTGTCCATCCAGTGAGAGTGATGGGAAGATTAACTCTGACTCACTCTGTGGGGATCTCAGTCATGGTTTGGTTTTTAGTCAGCGTTCAAAGTCTTCCGGACATGTTCTACAGCAAAGCATTTGGAAACAACACTGAGAAATGCTTTGATACCACCTCTGACAGCTATGTGGATGATTACATTAAATACAGCCTTGGATGGACACTCACTGGGTTTTGTATCCCATTGCTCATCACACTGGGCTGCTATGGACATGTGATTGTCGTTCTCTGCCGCACAAATACCACTGACAAGGTACTGAAACAGAGAAGCTTGAAGTTGTTGTTCATCGTgattcttctcttctctgtttgTTACATCCCCTATCATGTACTGAAGAACCTCAACCTCTGGTCAAGAGTTCTGCAAAGACAGAACATATGCTGTGAATGGTCTAATGGAGTCTACATTGCTCATCAGATATGTCGTGGCTTTGTGTGTCTGAACAGTGTTCTCAACCCTCTGGTTTACCTCCATGGAAATGAAGATATTCCTGCTCAGCTCAGACAGCTGCTCCAGCAAGCTCGTCAGATGGTCAGCCGTCCGCCTCCAACAAACTCTGCTGGTGTGCCTATGGCACAAATCACAGATGGAAGTTATAGaacatgttaaaacatttttctgtatgtcattattttctttctattgcCACATCTATATTACGATTATATTTGTGCTATGCAGTTTAGAaggaagagttttttttttattgtttttgtattcttgtatttttatgttgtttttatataaacattatCATTCTTTCATGCTCTGTTAATTAAAGGAATGTTGAATTTTCTGACTTACAGTTAATTATTGGGGggatttcagttttgtgtggtGTCCATGTGAATTCAAATTGATTGTTGTATCTGTGTGattgatgattttatttttgttccaAACAGGGTTTTCAGATTGAATATTTATCCACATTCTTAAAAGATACATTGTTTTTTGGATGTGATAGGTGACTCTGTGCTTTTTTATGCTCATGGGTAATGGGTTGGTGCCAAATTTTGGAATATTTTGATGATAATACTTTtgtaggctatttttaaaagaatataacattttgaatgcagtagGCCTATGCATTAGTAGGCTACTTACAGTAGTATTGGTTATTAGTTTACTTAAGGCTGAGTAAAATATCTCACTTATActaatacttcttccaccactaatTAAAACAAGTTCATAAAAAGCAATGTGGTTAACTCAAGGTTTAAGGTTTTAcgcggtccgtgtactttttcgttcattcgattttcatttcataaacagacttaaaaaacaaaaaacgaatggttatttgattttcattttaaaatacaacaattgaaattgaaatacaaggcattattttccttttcatggtcaaaaggggatgggagaaattaaaaatatgctgtgattttcattttctatttcatataacaaaaataaaatcactcggaaatagaaatgaaaaaaggtttgttttttcatattcagagaccggatgttgtcatttccaaggcaacagcgccagcatagcctaccagtgttgcttttagcccaggctaaaattactttggaaacctgtgctctagataatgcttggggggaattttatttcataatgccacatgtatttattcccctctctccctgtctccctctgactctctgtctctacccgccgcagacaacttcccccaatcgaaccagctgaggaaacagactttcattCCACGGCTGTAACGCGTTACCGCAcagccaccgttaacaatcccagcaaacgttctgttgctgatctggcagagtcaccggcggttcgggatcagatcatggggatcagacatccggtgctgggtctattctaatattagctgctgttgcagctagctagcaggtagccaccagccctgtgacctcggtcctcgcggttcgctccccggtgttgactgactctggtccgtctgcagagctggcgttacccgctctagctgagctgggaatctgccgcgctcgtgatttattcatattttattttatttgcagatagtgatatgctatgatgcactgatgtcaggcaggcttgctgctgcttttagtctgagtctgtgagataaccaaacttcccttaaatataacgtgcatataaatagatggaataaataaaagtcactcgaaatacatagtaaaacatacatgtatagGCTATGTAtgtaggctattgaactattatgaccaaagcctgtatttcatgatctatttcatagccatatgtatatttatgtaaaggggggcaaaaaacggaagttataggctacagattccctcagctgcagccgggacattctaaaacacttaacgtgaaaaagcttaactttaatatacctaaacaatgatcaatcagatatcagtcagttatcagtcagataacgtccataacgactttgggttagattttttgatcactgtttataaacagtgatcaaaaaatcgcttaacgtgaaaaagcttaatggttaaccacgttaagctttttccttacaatttcccttaatgaagcagaaatccttaatgtcagctaacgtccataataattgtactctgggttagatttttgacagttttcagtggttatgaggagcaatatgagagagaaatttggtaatccttgatcattgcttattgatcatagagcgggtaacgccagctctgcagagtcagtcccgggagcgaaccgcgaggaccgaggtcacagggctggtggctagctgctagctagctgcagcagcagctaatattagaatattagacccagcaccggaggtctgatccctatGATCTGATCTcgaacccccggtgactctctgccagatcagcaagcttaacggcagcaacagaacgtttgctgTGATTGTTAAcagtggcgtaacggtaacgttacagccgtgaaccgaaagtctaTTTGCTCGCGCTGGTTGGCTCTCTCGGGGTGAAGTTGTCTGCGGtgggtagagacagggaggcagggagagagggtaataaatacatgtgacattatgaaataaaatcccccaaggattatcaagagtatagctaggtttccaaagtaattttggcctgggctgaacactggtaggctaggttggcgctgttgccttggaaataacaacatccggtctctgaatataaaaacaagcctttttcgCGTttgttttcgagtgattttatttttgttatataaaatagaaaatgaaaatcacagcatattttaaatttctcccatcccatttcgaccatgaaaagaaaaacgcattgtatttcaatttcaaatatcgtattttaaaacgaaaatcaaataaccattcgttttttgttttttaatacctgtttatgaaatgaaaatcgaatgaacgaaaaagtacacggaccttaCGCTATAACATTTTCTGTCATGACAtttctttgtatgtgttgtCATAATTGTTCAgcccttcttatatactgtctatggttcagtgtctctgtgaacctgagggctgtgttgtctggagctttgtgctcctggtagggtctcccaaggcaaagtggtctcaggtgaggggccagacaaagaatggttcaaaaaccccaatggaaaaacaaggtagaaatggagtgaccctgcccggaggaagcccggggcccccgtctggagccaggcccagacgggcgGGCTCGTCGGGCGGCGCGGggggccgggtttgccacggagcccggccgggcacagcccgaacaagctacgtggctcccatctctccagcccatgggcccaccacctgtgggaagGAACCGCTTGGGCgcgcgctgccacatgggtggcagtgaaggtcaggggcctcgacggaccagacccgggcagcagacgctggctcttggggacgtggaacgtcacctctctgtgggggaaggagccggaactggtgcgggaggtggcgCCACcgggttagatctggtggggcttacctctacgcacagtctcggttctggaaccgtactcctggatagggttggactctttttttctccggagttgctcagggtgtgcgccCGGCGGgggtggggatactaacaagcccccggctgagccgcTGGATGCGTTACTTTCCCGTGTGGACGAGGGTCGCCTCCCCTACGCCTGCGGGGtttgggggaaaactctgactgttgtttgtgcatatgcaccaaacaggagttcggagtattcggccttcttggagaccttgagtggagtcctgcatggggcgccagtggggactccattgttctgtgggggacttcaacgcacgcggcaatgatggagacacctggagaggcgtgattgggaggaacggcctcctgatctaaaaatataaaaagttttCACCCATAGTTTTTTTTcccgtttcatctgatctgaggccgtatgttttggacacaccgggtgaagagaggggcagagctgtcaaccgatcaccatctggtggtgagttgggtcaggggtgggggaagactctggacagacctggtaagcccaaacgtgtagtgcgggtaaattgggaacgtctggaggaggcccttgtccaacggactttcaactcgcacctccgggcgGAGCTTTCGcggcatccctgtggaggctgggggcattgaaccagagtggacaatgttcaaagtttccattgctgaagctgcggcgcaggagctgtggtcttagggtcttaggtgcctcaaggggcggtaacaccgaacaccgtggtggacaccggtggtcagggaagccgtccgactgaagaaggagtctttccgggatatgttatcccagaggactccggaggcagttgcggCGAAATCGAAGGCTCCGGGcgccgaagggctgcagcctctgccgtgaaagaggcaaagcagcgggtgtggggagaagtttggagaagacatggagaaggactcttcgggtcggcaccaaagtgcttctggaaaactgttcgccaccctCGAGAGGGgaagggaaccatccaagctgtgtacagtaaggatgggacactgttgacctcaactgaggaggtaatagggcggtggaaggagcattttgaggaactcctgaatccgactaatacgccctctatgttagaggcagagctggaggatgacgggggattgtcgtcgatttcccgggcggaagtcactgatgtagtcaaacaactccacagtggcaaagccccggggattgatgagatccgtccagaaatgctcaaggctctgggtgtggaggggctgtcctggttgacacgtctcttcaacattgcgtggaagtctggaacagtgccaaaggagtggcagaccggggtggtggttcccctttttaaaaagggggaccagagggtgtgtgccaattacaggggtatcacacttctcagcctcccctgGTAAAGTTACCTAACGTGCTGgagaaaggagggttcggccgttCGAAgccgaacctcaggttgaggaggaacaatgcggattccggcCCTGGTCgttggaacaacggaccagctcttcactctcgcaggatcctggagggggcctgggagtatgcccaaccggtctacatgtgttttgtggatttggagaaggcgtatgaccgggccccccggagatactgtgggaggtgctgcgggagtatggggtgagggggtctctactcagggccatccaatctctgtacgaccaaagtgagagctgtgtccgggttctcggcagtaagtcggactcgtttcaggtgagggttggcctccgccagggctgcgctttgtcaccaatcctgtttgtaatatttatggacaggatatcgaggcgtagtcggggtggggaggggatctcatcgctgctttttgcagatgatgtggtcctgatggcatcatcggcctgcgaccttcagcactcactggatcggttcgcagccgaaaGTGTGGCAgcgttgggatgaggatcagcacctctaaatcggaggccatggttctcagcaggaaaccgatggaatgccttctccaggtagggaatgagtccttaccccaagtgaaggagttcaagtaccttggggttttgttcgcgaagtgaggggacaatggagccggagattggtcggagaatcggcggcgggtgcggtattacattccatctatcgcaccgttgttgacgaaaagagagctgagccagaaggcaaagctctcgatctaccggtcagttttcgttcctaccctcacctatggtcatgaaggctgggtcataccgaaagaacgagatccagggtacaagcggcgaaaatgggtttcctcaggagggtggctggcgctCTCCctttagagatagggtgagaagctcagtcatccgtgaggagctcggagtagagccactgtgcctttgcgtcgaaaggagccagttgaggtggttcgggcatctggtaaggatgccccctggggcGCCTCgggggaggtgttccaggcacgtccagctgggaggaggcctcggggaagacccaggactaggtggagggattatatctccaacctggcctgggaacgcctcgggatcccccagtcggagctggttaatgttgctcgggaaagggaagtttggggtcccctgctggagctgctccccccgcgacccgacaccggataagcggacgaagatggatggatggatggatgggttcAGGGCAACCGTGTACGTTTTGATAGTTTGTTTTTTCGTTTGAAccacaaaccaaaaacaaagaaacggTAAAAAAAGAGCCGTTCTCCGTTTTTGGTTTCTGAATCCAAAAACGAAAAACGACTAAATCAAATTCAAATAACGGTCCGATTTTGGTTTTTTGAaattccttttttcatttctccgTTTGAATATCTACATTAAAAGAAAGACAGGTTGGCCACGTGACCCGGAAGTAATAGTACATATGGCCTATAAAATAAAAGCCAATCTTTTAGAACGTTCATAATATGCAGCATAACGTTATACCAGAGTAACGttagaacaaaaaaaatcaatcaataaataggCTTATATAAACCTGGACCGAAAGAAATATGTTAGCAACAGTAGTTTATTACAGTGATTTAATATCGTGCCTATCCACGTACACATCACCAGTCACGTTTAATGAGCGCATTGTTTGGTTCAATACAGTTGGTAATAGTTAACCTAAGAACTAATTGTGTGTGCAGAGTTGTTACTGTTAGCACTATATTATATAGGGGAGAGCAGGGAcagtttaaatacttttttttattgatttttgagtttaacaaacacaacaacagaaaaaaagtatatatactttacaaaaacatacaacagAAAAATACCACCCAAAACGAACAACAGACGCTGTGTTGTCTTAAAACTGAGATCAAAGAAgtatggagagaaaaaatacaacaaaaaacagtagcctactgtacaagAAATAAATAACTGAGAAAATACAGATTAAACCAAACACAGTGAAGTCAGAGTCTCTGCAAGAAGGAATGCAGTGGTCTCCAAAGACTCCAAAATCTGTCGGAATTATGATTGAGGTCATAAGTCAGTTTCTCTAAAGGGAGAAGAGACGATATCTGTGACAACCACATACCAACCGTTGGGACTTGTGGGGCAGACCACTTCAGTAAAATAAATTTTTTAGCTAGAAATGAAAGAATTATCAACAGATATTTGGTGTCCGCATCAAGATTTTTCTCCAAAGTATGGTTTAACAGATATAATGATGGGGATAATGTAAACTGTCTACCGATGACCTCCTGAACCACAGAATGAACCTCTTTCCAAAATGTCTGGATATAATGTCTGgagtttaaatacttttttattaaatgtaatttacaaAGCGATCATATCGCACTGAAAGCATATATATAGTCACTAGCAACCTACACCTGTCCTCTGTCAAATACAGTTGCATTTTCAGCTTTGAACAAAACCGTTCAGGAATTATTACAGCAAAAGTGGGACGTGCGTTATGTTTCATTCGTCCCTCCTGGTGGGAACAATTTAAACAGCATGGGGGGGGACGAATGAAACATACAGTTTAAGCCATATAAACTTCCcacaatttcagtattttactaCATATCATGAATGGTAGGCTACTCCCAAAAGGTGTTATTTTAGATAGATTGTTGCTGGGCTATACGTCTTCGTGAATATCTGTTAACCACTATTGCCGTCATGGTGAAGCGTGTATGAAGCGGTTTTTGAAATATCATGCACTGTGGATGAttctgccatttttatagcTAGAACAGTACATTTTCCCATTTATATCATGTTTCTATTGTGGAAATGTCATTTCACTAGGTTTTTACGTGGGTTAAGTCACTGCACATCCAAATAAGTGCAACCCACAGCCCATCAGTCTCCATAGGATAGAGCTTAGATCAGCCCAGAAAATCAAACCCGACCCAGCCCGAGCCCgagcacgttgtgtccgagcccggcccggcccgacacattaactgtaatgatgagcccgagcccgatttaaaccgacactttttaaacttttttagccgttataactgacgttctcaactacaattccgagttgtttgaactgcagaaatctgtttagaataatgcaacaaggacgaagcatgtaaactgcgctgtttgtttattcagcacagcaggcccggtgtgatgcgtgcGAGTAGAGGGGAGACTCCGCGCATGACacgtgttgcattttgtaactgcagcctaacttttgtacacatttgttacttttataTAGCTGGTGTAGCCCTGGTCTAAATCTGAGGGATTCAAACCGGTTACTTTATGTATAAATTACGTTTAGGAAACAAAAATGTTATTAATGCAATTTAACTGAAagtattttagttttaaaagagaaataaaaaggtgTTAACTGAGAGCCTAAACACTTTAGTTTTGAATTATACATTACTTAGTAAGACTTTAAAAAATAGAAGTTAATATACACGTTCTAAATGGTTTTGAAACTTAACAGTGGTGTAAACTGAATAATATTTACACGTATtgtgcctttattttgaagtgTTTTATTGATTAGTCAGTTTAGTTGTCAGTCAGTGTCATGTGTGGTGAATGGTTGAAAGTGAGGAAGTGAATGTGTGAGGGAGGGGTTCttggttttttgttgttggaagAAGAACCGGAGAAAAAGGGCGGAGAGGGTAGGAAGTAGCTGACGGAGAGAGAACGGCAAAAGTTGAGAggagtaaaaagaaaagacgGAGAGACATTGAGAATTATTGAGAGACACTAAGAGACACAAGAGTGGCGAGGACGGAGAGCTGGACACTACGGCACTACACTTGTTTGGCAGACGTTTGTGCAGCAAACTTGGTGCGAGTGTTCATGGCTAACGCTGGAGCTAACGGCGGGGAGTGCTGATTCAGAGGACGACTGTGTGTTTCTGCTGAGGAGGACTCTGC
This genomic interval from Perca fluviatilis chromosome 5, GENO_Pfluv_1.0, whole genome shotgun sequence contains the following:
- the LOC120559918 gene encoding P2Y purinoceptor 1-like, encoding MKNTSFYSISFEFTGRFLPPVYILVFIIGLVANGWGLKSLLHNWKKLKIINVFVLNLGLADILYLLTLPLLVVYHVLKRTWIFGDTFCKLTRFCFNLNLYGSIGFLTCISVYRYLAIVHPVRVMGRLTLTHSVGISVMVWFLVSVQSLPDMFYSKAFGNNTEKCFDTTSDSYVDDYIKYSLGWTLTGFCIPLLITLGCYGHVIVVLCRTNTTDKVLKQRSLKLLFIVILLFSVCYIPYHVLKNLNLWSRVLQRQNICCEWSNGVYIAHQICRGFVCLNSVLNPLVYLHGNEDIPAQLRQLLQQARQMVSRPPPTNSAGVPMAQITDGSYRTC